A stretch of the Triplophysa rosa unplaced genomic scaffold, Trosa_1v2 scaffold353_ERROPOS49503+, whole genome shotgun sequence genome encodes the following:
- the LOC130550534 gene encoding uncharacterized protein LOC130550534 isoform X1, which yields MDVLLCFSLLCAAVINEERIKSVKSGGSVTLKTGVTEIQTDDVIQWRFGDEETPIAEMTVGAKPSYDSTDERFTDRLKMNPWTGDLTITHITAELSGVYRAKISSSRGTEYRRYRVVISVIAYEGESVTLNTESEIQRDSEIKWISEDKTILVTGKNGVVRETKCTDDERFRDRLKMNHQTGDLTITDTRQTDAGLYTLQINSDGKISNRIFCVYVRGE from the exons ATGgatgttcttctgtgtttttctcttctatGTGCTGCTGTTATAAATGAAGAGAGGATCAAATCAGTGAAGTCTGGAGGTTCTGTTACTCTAAAGACTGGTGTTACTGAAATACAGACTGATGATGTGATTCAGTGGAGATTTGGAGATGAAGAAACTCCCATAGCTGAAATGACTGTAGGGGCTAAACCCTCATATGACTCGACTGATGAGAGATTCACTGACAGACTGAAGATGAACCCTTGGACTGGAGATCTTaccatcacacacatcacagcTGAACTCTCTGGAGTTTATAGAGCAAAGATCAGCAGCAGCAGAGGAACAGAATACAGAAGATACAGGGTTGTCATCTCTG tgatCGCTTATGAGGGAGAATCTGTCACTCTAAACACTGAGAGTGAAATACAGAGAGACAGTGAGATCAAGTGGATCTCTGAAGATAAAACCATTCTGGTCACTGGAAAGAATGGAGTCGTCAGAGAGACCAAATGTACAGATGATgagagattcagagacagactgaagatgaatcatcagactggagatctcaccatcacagacaccagacagacagatgctGGACTTTACACATTACAGATCAACAGTGATGGAAAGATCTcaaacagaatattctgtgtttATGTCCGCGGTGAGTAA
- the LOC130550534 gene encoding uncharacterized protein LOC130550534 isoform X3, translating into MDVLLCFSLLCAAVINEERIKSVKSGGSVTLKTGVTEIQTDDVIQWRFGDEETPIAEMTVGAKPSYDSTDERFTDRLKMNPWTGDLTITHITAELSGVYRAKISSSRGTEYRRYRVVISDGRPPNQIKKNSDTGDGTELNKRRSGTKGKASTTVVVPLLNEAEDRCLIS; encoded by the exons ATGgatgttcttctgtgtttttctcttctatGTGCTGCTGTTATAAATGAAGAGAGGATCAAATCAGTGAAGTCTGGAGGTTCTGTTACTCTAAAGACTGGTGTTACTGAAATACAGACTGATGATGTGATTCAGTGGAGATTTGGAGATGAAGAAACTCCCATAGCTGAAATGACTGTAGGGGCTAAACCCTCATATGACTCGACTGATGAGAGATTCACTGACAGACTGAAGATGAACCCTTGGACTGGAGATCTTaccatcacacacatcacagcTGAACTCTCTGGAGTTTATAGAGCAAAGATCAGCAGCAGCAGAGGAACAGAATACAGAAGATACAGGGTTGTCATCTCTG ACGGTCGTCCTCCAAATCAGATCAAGAAGAACTCAG ACACTGGTGATGGAACAGAACTGAACAAACGGAGATCAG GAACTAAAGGAAAAGCATCAACAACTGTTGTGGTACCTTTACTGAATGAAGCAGAAGATAGATGTTTGATCAGCTGA
- the LOC130550526 gene encoding olfactory receptor 52E8-like codes for MKDLLSQNRSFTDFKMNAFYSLGEWRPLLFIPFFLMFVLSITANSTLIYLIKSQQSLHSPMYVLIGFMALSDLTLPMVFVPHMLLSFLFNWSGITLTGCLIEMFCIHFIGAFQSTLLFWMALDRYFAICKPLYYHKYMEIHNFVKFIIPSVIRNTLLVVIVVSLAGRLSFCTNIIDHCACEHMALVQLACGDISINNFMGLFSTFLIPTTDFILITASYVVIFVSVFKSGQANMKALNTCITHIIVITLSLTSALIAFMSYRIRNNVSSSNRIFMSIVYLFFPSCFNPIIYGWRTKEIRRTFIKFIKDVKILPG; via the coding sequence ATGAAGGATCTTCTTTCACAAAATCGTTCATTCACAGACTTCAAAATGAATGCTTTCTACAGCCTGGGAGAATGGAGGCCTTTGTTATTCATCCCTTTCTTTCTGATGTTTGTATTGTCTATCACAGCAAATTCTACTCTCATATATTTAATCAAGTCACAACAATCTCTGCACTCCCCTATGTATGTACTAATAGGTTTTATGGCGCTTTCAGACTTGACATTGCCTATGGTTTTTGTACCTCACATGCTTCTTAGCTTTTTATTTAACTGGAGTGGAATAACCCTAACTGGTTGTTTGATAGAAATGTTTTGCATTCATTTCATTGGAGCATTTCAATCTACTTTGCTTTTTTGGATGGCACTGGACCGTTATTTTGCAATATGCAAACctctttattatcataaatacATGGAAATCCATAATTTTGTCAAGTTTATTATTCCATCTGTAATAAGAAATACACTACTGGTGGTAATTGTGGTCTCTCTGGCTGGAAGACTGTCTTTCTGTACAAATATCATTGATCATTGTGCATGTGAACACATGGCATTGGTTCAGTTGGCATGTGGTGACATATCCATTAATAACTTTATGGGACTTTTTTCTACTTTTCTTATACCAACTACAGATTTTATACTGATTACTGCTTCCTATGTTGTAATTTTTGTCTCAGTGTTCAAATCTGGCCAGGCCAATATGAAGGCCCTCAATACTTGCATTACTCATATCATTGTTATAACACTTAGTCTGACTTCTGCGTTGATTGCATTTATGTCATACAGGATAAGAAATAATGTGTCTTCCAGCAACCGTATATTTATGAgcattgtatatttattttttccaagTTGTTTTAACCCAATAATCTATGGATGGAGAACAAAAGAAATAAGACGAACATTTATAAAATTCATAAAGGATGTAAAGATTCTGCCTGGCTAA
- the LOC130550534 gene encoding uncharacterized protein LOC130550534 isoform X2 → MDVLLCFSLLCAAVINEERIKSVKSGGSVTLKTGVTEIQTDDVIQWRFGDEETPIAEMTVGAKPSYDSTDERFTDRLKMNPWTGDLTITHITAELSGVYRAKISSSRGTEYRRYRVVISDGRPPNQIKKNSDTGDGTELNKRRSAGTKGKASTTVVVPLLNEAEDRCLIS, encoded by the exons ATGgatgttcttctgtgtttttctcttctatGTGCTGCTGTTATAAATGAAGAGAGGATCAAATCAGTGAAGTCTGGAGGTTCTGTTACTCTAAAGACTGGTGTTACTGAAATACAGACTGATGATGTGATTCAGTGGAGATTTGGAGATGAAGAAACTCCCATAGCTGAAATGACTGTAGGGGCTAAACCCTCATATGACTCGACTGATGAGAGATTCACTGACAGACTGAAGATGAACCCTTGGACTGGAGATCTTaccatcacacacatcacagcTGAACTCTCTGGAGTTTATAGAGCAAAGATCAGCAGCAGCAGAGGAACAGAATACAGAAGATACAGGGTTGTCATCTCTG ACGGTCGTCCTCCAAATCAGATCAAGAAGAACTCAG ACACTGGTGATGGAACAGAACTGAACAAACGGAGATCAG CAGGAACTAAAGGAAAAGCATCAACAACTGTTGTGGTACCTTTACTGAATGAAGCAGAAGATAGATGTTTGATCAGCTGA